From a region of the Lactuca sativa cultivar Salinas chromosome 4, Lsat_Salinas_v11, whole genome shotgun sequence genome:
- the LOC111889873 gene encoding uncharacterized protein LOC111889873, whose amino-acid sequence MTTSRRVADRKVEKFDKNIVRRGSVPETFAKKGKSYPVGPVMLGFFVFVVIGSSLFQIIRTATSGGMA is encoded by the exons ATG ACGACTTCAAGACGTGTTGCAGATCGGAAGGTGGAGAAGTTTGATAAGAACATCGTGAGGCGTGGATCAGTTCCTGAAACATTTGCGAAAAAGGGAAAGAGCTACCCTGTTGGCCCTGTTATGCTTGGGTTTTTCGTTTTTGTTGTCATCGGATCAT CTTTGTTTCAGATAATCAGGACAGCTACAAGCGGAGGAATGGCTTGA
- the LOC111889828 gene encoding uncharacterized protein LOC111889828, translating to MECNRDEATRAKEIAESKFSRKDITGAKKFALKAQTLYPGLDGISQLIAVLDVYVAAEHKINGELDFYGILGVSPLADDKTVRKHYRELALSLHPDKNKSTGADGAFKYISEAFSILSDKEKRSTYDHKRNGRGFGFKQTQNNGSRAPPPHAQNGFHNFTKSTPAQAQHTKSTPAQQTKVAPARTKVTPAQTKDTSRTNSSSVDDVNHTMKTFPTSVHLSSDKQMPIPKTFWTVCKRCKLQYEFVRMYLNRNLLCPTCHGPFLAQEVPPPNTKKTSSEAQGVNPETSEQVGHADSANHSTSSKWAPFLKKTGPADVAQAASMVQEAYGKVKRDREEAQAVTKREEALRRKISKWANKLSFKTKHENEMNEVGENKETDASISVEGKKDVSNKSNKTRLINKATMEIKKKLHEWSSEVIDDLENGDSKNETEMLVIDVQDSDFHDFDEERSEKCFKKGQVWAAYDDRDEMPRFYAMIREVVSLDPFKMKICWLNPEGLSPEFLEAFGEFKPGKHDIVTVANYFSHKANFKKQENGNICVFPMKGDVCALYRNRNDPKPDMEKQNYEIVQVDEYDKETGITVTPLAKVAGFKTVFQRQHINSRNNGTRVVLGNEMFRFSHQIPSYMLTGEESENAPKGCCELDPAAIPPEFLEVMGDDDKDCVLADYKEGDDVDVEDCGSK from the coding sequence ATGGAGTGCAATAGAGATGAAGCTACAAGGGCTAAAGAAATTGCTGAATCTAAGTTCTCTAGAAAGGACATAACGGGGGCCAAGAAATTTGCTTTAAAGGCCCAAACTTTGTATCCAGGTCTTGATGGAATTTCCCAACTTATAGCAGTTCTAGATGTGTATGTCGCTGCTGAACACAAAATAAATGGTGAATTGGATTTTTATGGGATTCTTGGTGTAAGCCCATTAGCAGATGATAAGACTGTGAGGAAACATTACAGAGAACTAGCATTATCTCTTCATCCAGACAAGAACAAGTCAACAGGGGCAGATGGGGCATTTAAATATATTTCTGAAGCTTTCAGTATTCTATCCGATAAAGAAAAAAGATCAACATATGACCATAAGAGAAACGGTAGAGGTTTTGGTTTTAAACAGACTCAAAACAATGGTTCACGGGCCCCACCACCACACGCACAAAACGGTTTTCACAACTTTACAAAGAGTACTCCTGCCCAAGCCCAACATACAAAGAGTACACCTGCCCAACAAACAAAAGTTGCACCTGCCCGAACAAAGGTTACACCTGCCCAAACAAAGGATACAAGTAGGACTAATTCTTCTTCAGTGGATGATGTTAATCACACCATGAAAACATTTCCCACATCTGTTCATTTATCATCTGATAAACAGATGCCAATACCCAAGACGTTTTGGACAGTATGCAAGAGATGTAAATTGCAATATGAATTTGTGAGAATGTATTTGAACCGAAATCTTCTATGCCCCACTTGCCATGGACCTTTTTTAGCACAAGAGGTCCCACCACCAAATACAAAAAAAACCTCTTCAGAAGCTCAAGGAGTGAACCCAGAAACAAGTGAGCAGGTGGGTCATGCTGATTCAGCTAACCATTCCACAAGCTCAAAGTGGGCCCCATTCTTGAAAAAGACGGGTCCTGCTGACGTGGCGCAAGCAGCAAGCATGGTGCAAGAGGCGTATGGGAAAGTGAAAAGGGATAGAGAAGAAGCCCAGGCAGTTACTAAAAGAGAGGAAGCTTTGAGAAGGAAGATCTCCAAATGGGCAAACAAATTgtcatttaaaacaaaacatgaaAATGAAATGAATGAAGTTGGGGAAAATAAGGAAACCGACGCATCAATTTCAGTTGAAGGAAAGAAAGACGTGTCCAATAAAAGCAACAAGACCCGGTTAATAAATAAGGCAACGAtggaaattaaaaagaaattacATGAATGGAGCTCAGAAGTTATTGATGATTTGGAAAATGGAGATTCGAAGAACGAAACGGAAATGTTAGTGATCGACGTGCAAGATTCAGATTTTCATGATTTTGATGAAGAAAGAAGTGAGAAATGTTTTAAGAAAGGGCAAGTGTGGGCTGCATATGATGATCGTGATGAAATGCCTAGATTCTATGCCATGATTCGGGAGGTAGTTTCTTTGGATCCTTTTAAGATGAAGATATGTTGGCTTAATCCGGAAGGTTTGTCTCCCGAGTTCTTGGAAGCATTCGGTGAGTTTAAACCAGGAAAACACGACATCGTTACGGTTGCTAATTACTTTTCCCATAAAGCTAATTTTAAGAAACAAGAAAACGGAAACATTTGTGTTTTTCCTATGAAAGGAGACGTGTGTGCTCTATACAGAAACAGAAACGACCCGAAACCAGACATGGAGAAACAAAATTACGAAATCGTCCAAGTGGATGAATACGATAAAGAAACGGGAATTACAGTTACGCCACTTGCCAAAGTTGCTGGGTTTAAAACGGTGTTTCAGAGGCAGCACATAAACAGCCGTAATAATGGGACAAGGGtagttttgggaaatgaaatgttTCGATTTTCTCATCAAATACCTTCATACATGCTTACAGGTGAAGAATCTGAAAATGCGCCAAAGGGTTGTTGTGAGCTTGATCCTGCAGCCATTCCTCCTGAGTTTCTGGAAGTTATGGGAGATGATGATAAAGATTGTGTTTTAGCGGATTATAAGGAAGGCGATGACGTGGATGTTGAAGACTGTGGTTCCAAGTAG